A genomic region of Octopus sinensis linkage group LG2, ASM634580v1, whole genome shotgun sequence contains the following coding sequences:
- the LOC115232544 gene encoding post-GPI attachment to proteins factor 4, with product MRRKFYILVKYIAETCVKWLPKPGQQARTHLVILYSVTFFLILPTLCHKLPFSVYYHAGHADKDDGIRKFNDENDERLKLSRNFLKDTFSSMKRLPNSPLVTSKLNFPEDALTLFGQPKLKVDIALTIITVSRNRHKFNNYEPHYLTQAVWRYMELLLSSENRQRNVKLSLCNVDRDPDTYHETRNLSSFIQTFQRFPTKSSYSFEVFEKEKEDYVYCLNASLVWKPSFVLLVEDDSLPTNDMFRVLYHVLDYIYHVKNQHGSYQHFPEQWYLKLYHPDRLLGYWSIEVERIPELISLSLVFGVLVLLIYRCIGMKNVFRNINASWFLLSLYFFLLFIAIGRQNLLEFRRLSKHFYMLTPSPSCCTPAILYTNATAKTVIDYLSHVRCKSRFAKDMALEQLRSETHLKAYLLQPNLFKHIGLYSSLRSKILSPGVV from the exons ATGCGGAGGAAATTCTAC ATATTGGTGAAGTATATTGCTGAAACATGTGTGAAGTGGCTACCAAAACCTGGACAGCAAGCGAGAACTcatttagttattttatattcagtcacattttttcttattttgcctACCCTCTGCCACAAACTACCTTTCTCTGTTTACTACCATGCTGGTCATGCTGACAAGGATGACGGGATTAGAAAGtttaatgatgagaatgatgaaagACTTAAACTGTCTCGCAACTTTTTGAAAGATACTTTCAGTAGCATGAAGCGTCTACCTAATTCTCCCTTGGTTACATCAAAACTCAACTTTCCAGAAGATGCCTTAACTTTATTTGGCCAACCCAAATTGAAAGTTGATATAGCACTAACTATAATTACAGTATCCCGAAATAGGCACAAGTTTAATAATTATGAGCCACACTACCTTACACAAGCTGTTTGGCGATATATGGAATTACTTTTGAGTTCTGAAAATCGACAAAGAAATGTAAAACTTTCTCTGTGTAATGTTGATCGTGATCCAGATACCTACCATGAAACTCGCAACCTCTCTTCTTTTATTCAAACTTTTCAACGGTTCCCCACAAAATCTTCCTATTCTTTTGaagtatttgaaaaagaaaaagaagactatGTATACTGCCTCAATGCTTCCCTTGTATGGAAACCAAGTTTTGTATTGCTTGTTGAGGACGACAGCCTGCCCACAAATGATATGTTTCGGGTTTTGTACCATGTTCTTGACTACATATACCATGTTAAAAACCAGCATGGCTCATATCAGCATTTTCCTGAACAGTGGTACTTAAAACTCTATCATCCAGATCGACTGCTGGGATATTGGAGCATAGAAGTGGAAAGAATACCGGAACTAATATCCCTGAGTTTAGTTTTTGGTGTATTAGTTCTTCTTATTTATCGGTGTATTGGGATGAAAAATGTTTTTAGAAATATCAATGCTTCCTGGTTTCTTCTCAGTCTCTATTTCTTCTTGCTTTTTATTGCCATTGGAAGACAGAACTTACTTGAATTTAGACGATTGTCCAAACATTTTTACATGTTGACACCTTCACCTTCATGTTGCACACCAGCAATATTATATACTAATGCAACTGCTAAAACTGTTATAGACTACCTTAGCCATGTGCGTTGTAAGAGTAGGTTTGCCAAAGATATGGCATTGGAGCAGTTACGTTCTGAGACTCACCTGAAAGCCTATCTTTTGCAGCCAAATCTTTTTAAACACATTGGTCTGTATTCTTCTTTGCGATCAAAGATTCTCAGTCCTGGGGTCGTATGA